GCGTGGTGGCCGACTACCTCCTGGACAAGGACCCCATCTTCGCCAGCCTCAACCTGGAGGGCCCGGAGTGGGACCTCTACCTGGAGCTCTACCGGGAACTGGCCCCAAAGGTGCCCCCGCCCGACCTCACGGTCTACCTGAGGGCCCCGGTCCCCGTCCTCCTAGACAGGATCGCCCGGCGGGGCCGCCCCTTTGAGCGGGGCATGGACCCCGCCTAC
The nucleotide sequence above comes from Thermus aquaticus. Encoded proteins:
- a CDS encoding deoxynucleoside kinase translates to VVADYLLDKDPIFASLNLEGPEWDLYLELYRELAPKVPPPDLTVYLRAPVPVLLDRIARRGRPFERGMDPAYLEALSEAYERQFARYPHPLLVLEADALDFSPTRPHREAVVALVREHLA